The segment TGCATGGAGACATCAAGCCTGCAAATGTAATGCTTGATGTGTCACACAATGCTAAGCTTGGTGACTTCGGGTTAGCAAGGCTTGTTGAGCATGGGGGAGAGCCACAAACAACACAAGTTGTCGCAGGGACCCCTGGATACATTGACCCAGAATTCATCAACAACCGCTAGCCTCGCACCGAATTGGATGTGTACAGCTTCGGTATTGTCCTCTTAGAGATAGCTTGTGGCAAGCGGCCGGCATCGAGGCAGCTGCCAAATGGAGCTTCATCACTGCTAGCCTGGGTGCGTGATTTGTATGACCAGGGCAAGATTCTTGACGCAGTAGATCAGAGGCTGAACGGCGAGTTCAATCAGCAGCAAATGGAGCGTGTGATCGTCATGGGTCTCTGCTGTTCACATCAAGACCCGATCCAGCGATCGTCTATCGTGCAAGCTATGGATGTTCTGCGATCTGCAGACGCAGAGTTGCCGGTACCTCCCGCAGCACATGATACAGGGCACATCCGGTCCATGCAAGAACAAGCTTATGCCGACCTGCCAGTTGAGGATCATTCTGTGCATACTGCCACCCGAAGTACGTATTTTACTTCCAAGGATTCAGTTTATCTACTTGCTGAAGGATAACGAATTCTCTCTTTTGAATAGCAATATTAGTTATGTTTACATGCGCCTGTTTAGATTGTTTTGTCAACAAGATTGCTGATAGGCACACATCTATTTTGTTCATAGTTTTgtgctatctatctatctattatccaTCTACACATGTAGTATAAATGATAGTTTCATATGAACCAGCTCTATTGTTAGCATTAATCCTGACttacatattttaaatatcTGCAGTAGTTAGTCGTGTATGTGTGTCATGCACGTAGTGGAGTATTGCATATATGATGCATGCATATAGGAGATTAGCTCTGTCACAGCCATGTACTTGGTGATTAGTTGACCGAGTAATTAGCTTGTGTAGTTAGTTGAGTGCGGCAAGTTAGCAGATAGTTAGTTGCATGCATGGTTAGTTGGACGAGTGGGTCTCGTAATACATGGAGTTAGTGGCTCATGTATTCAGGTAGTGCGTGCGTGCGCATGAAGACCGGCAACAGTTCGTGCATGTAAGGCTATTTAAGCCGTGCTCTGATCCATTTTCAGTTAAGTGTGTGAGTCACAGATAAACAGAGAAAAGGGCATTTGTTGCCGCAAAGCTTGCTTGTGTTCCCTGTGTTCATCTGAGCCATCGCGTGTGTTGTGTGCTCGCGTGAGTTTACGCCGAAGGTAGTTCGTTGCTCCCCGGCAGTTTGATCCCTGGGCGAAAGCCAACATCTATTGTTGCAGCATTTTTCTTCTCATAAATTTAAAACGACGTGATTCAAGTAATTTTACtttacaatttttaacaatcTGTACTCTAGAATAACGCAGCCTAGCCCATCCAATCGGCACGTCCACTTATAAATATCACCTCACATACATCctaaaatactccatccatcccaataTAAGCATTCTTAGAATAGTGgcaagtcaaacttttaaattttgactattaatagcaaacgAACAAAAacagatcaatcatgtaaatttgatgttactagatttgtTATTAAGCAAATTATCATAATgtgtaactttttttatttaaaacatcttacttttatagatattattggtcaatATAGCATCTTGAAGACATTGTCAAAGTCCAacaatgcttatattttgggacggagagagtattacttaaaattttaaattagagaaaatccatAAAATGTCATCGTACAAGTCTTTTTCTTCCAGAAATGCCATCGCCATCAACGCACCATTGATTCCACACCATTACAAccataaatttgaccaaattaccCTCCGTTCAAAAttcctcctcatcgtcggcgaagcagatcttgactcccagcctgatGCAGTATTCCTAgaaatcggcactgatgaactgggagccgttgtccgttatgatacggtggggcaatccgaatctgcagaatatccctttgatgaatttgatggcgttgtcggccttgatttcccccgtgggtgtcgcttcaatccacttagtgaatttgtcgatcgccatgaataggaacctgtagccgccctgtcctcgtgggaatggcccgagtatatctagcccccagcacaaGAACGTccaagtgagagggatagtctggagtgcttgcgctggtagccttgtgtgtttactgtggaattgatagccttcacaccgctgaaccatgtcgcaggtgtctttgagggcggttggccagaagaaCCCTTGTCAAAATGCTTTTCCgactaatgtccgaccggcggcatgtgacccacggatcccttcatgtatgttaaggaggaggtgtctgccgttgTCGGACAAGACGCATTTtaggagtaccccgtttggtgccttcttatatagatcgttgccgatcatacagtagactTTTGCTTTACGGGATATTTTCTTGGCTTCTGTGTcatcctcgggcaactcttcgctgcctatgaatttaatgagtggggtgcgccagtcgtctgtgctctcgatatcggcaacggcgcgctctgcctctgtagcccccgagctgatgtTGGGGGTGACCGGGCTATCTTCGCCgcttgcctctttcactgataGCCTGgtcaggacgtccagaaaggtgccaggttcaagtggctctcgtctggacgcacgccgtgctagatcatccggttcgatgttgtctttgcggtatacatgtcggacctcgatcccatcgaaccttctttccagcttcctgacttctgcgagatacttggataactcggggctagagcacttgtaatctttatttacctggttcgcgactagttcaGAATCCCCTTTCACAAATAGTCGCCTAACTCcgagtgcagctgcagctcttatcccggcgagtagtccttcgtactcggttgtgttattggtcgccctgaagttgaggtgaattgcatgcttgaatagatctcccgaaggtgatgtcaagatgaatcctgcccctactccttggctgttgagtgcgccgtcgaacgccattgtccacctttcattgtcgatttggttgtctgacctgttatcaggcatagtccaatcggctacgaagtcggcaagtacctgggacttgatggctgttcgtggcacaaagcggacatcaaattggcttagctcgactacccatttcgcaatgcggccgacaacgtctttgtttctcactacttcaccgagagggaaggaggatacaactgtgaccctgtgggcttggaagtagtggcgtagctttcttgatgtcatgattaccgcgtagagcagtttttggatctgtggatatcttatCTTTGCGTCATGGAGAGCGTCGCTAATGTAGTCGATTGgtcgttgcaccttctctctctcgacaacaatgacaatgctaacggaatatggcgtggcggcaatatagagaaataattcttcattaggttgggggggcaacaagtacagggggatttgataggtagcgcttgagtacaatgaatgcctctttggcttcctgtgtccatacaaatttgtcttgcttctttagcagagcgaagaaaggttgtcctcgctctcccatcctagcgacgaacctgcttagtgccgccatgcatccggttaacttctgtacttccttgagtcttgtaggcgacttcaagttctcgattgccttgatcttctcgggatttgcttatATTCTTCTGCCAAAGACgaggaaaccgagcagcttACCCGATGGTACTCcaaacgtgcacttctctggattgagcatgaggcgatatcgtcggaggttgtcgaacgtttcatgtaatttgagagaaacatTCCTTTGATCTTCTACTCTTGAGTATGGAGTTagcaaaacaaagaaagatcAAAACAATTTAGAAGTTTAGTTGCACTACCGTCGTAGCCGCCAACATAATTCACGGCTAAGCTGAATGCCTTGTAGTAATGATGGCCTTGTCAATTCTAGTTGGATCTGACAAGGTAGTGCCCCCATTACCTAGTGGCGATTGCTTCATTAGTGTTTGATACTAGTTGAAAACCAAAATGCTGAATGAGGGAGGTTGTCTGAATAGGTGGAAACATTGATGACATATGAGAAAGCATGtggtacatttttttttactacagtTTAGGTCTTATCAAATCTAATTGGATATGACAAGGGAGTCGCTGCTCACCATTACCTAGTGTCCGTTTCTAATTGTTGAAAGTCAAAATGCTGGAAGAGGGTGGTTTTTTGGAATAGGTGCAAACAGTGGTGACATATGAGaagcatgctttttttttaaccaacaGTAGAGCTTAATCCAGATTCCACCAAGTTTCCTCTGTTAAAACTTTCCCTTGTTAGGTTCGCAGCCGCGCGCGAGCGGAGTGGCTCGGTTTCGAGGGATGCAGCTCGGTTTGGCTAGGGTTAGGAGCGGCTCGGATTGAAGAAGGAGGTGATGCGGGCGAGCAGGAGCTGCGCAACGGCGGCGATGCGGTGGAGGCGGGGTGGGAGGAGGTCTCGCTCGTTAAGCCGCCACTACAGCTTCCCCCTTGCGCAGCAACCGAGGCAGCGTCGAAGTCGGAGTCGGCGTcggaggcagcggtggcggcggcgcaggtggagggaagcggcggagcGAGCGGGAGCGGGGAGGGTAGCGCCGACGAGTGGCGTGGGGAGGCGGAGGGAAGAGGCGCACGGCGTGAGGAgggcggcgcaggcggaggGAAGCGGCCGAGAAAGCGGTGGTTTGTGGgttttctcgttttttttttctttttctttctcccgGACGACGTGGGTTCGGTTTGTGGAGACGTGATAAGGAGTGGGTCCAGGTGGCTGGGTGGGTTGGATCCAGGATTGTAGGATTGCAGGATTGTGGATGAACTCgtactttttatattagtatatagaTGTACCAAACATTCCATAAGTTTGTTTGGTGCGCGGTATCTCCACATGTGTACTTATCTGATTGCAGGCTCTATCTGCACCCACGTCCACGTCCATACATGCAATAATCATGTGGTTTATGACAATCAAACGGCTCACCGACGTGTTGTTGGTTAACGCCAAATCGTGCGCGCGCACACTAATTAAATTTTGCGATTATGGAACGGTAAACGTTGCAAGGCAGGCATAATAATTGTACTAGCTAAAAACAGCAAGTAGTTACCGAAGCCGTCCGGAAAGACACGGCACAGAAAAATGAAGTTACGGAAGAGATCCTTTTCTTTCGGGTGAGTTTTGCTTCGGGCTCAGTTTAATTCTCGATGTTTCAAATCAtccaaacaagtcctccaaattaattatttgggttaatatagtctTTGGACCTAAAAACAAATGCCACGTGAgcatgccaagtcatcctcGCATGCAGCGGTATGAATAAAATTAgcattctacccttatatatcatatcatatagaaaagaaagaaaagatacAAACATAAATCGTAAGTGACAAAGGAATTTATACGATCAGTACTGGGCTACAGCAATCGCAAGTGACAATTCTATAACGATCATACATGTGTGAAACAACTATCtgcttatttttctttcttttctattggtacataagggtagaatggtcattttATTCATACCGTTGCATGTGAGGATGATTTGGCATGCTCACATGACACTTTTTTTGGTCCAAGtactatattaacccaaatgattaatttggaggattaaacaatttaaaaCCTCAAGTACTAAACTAAGTCCGAAATAAAACTTCAGAGACcgtattagctattcacccttttcttttccccacaAGCTCTTAATGGCCTCTACGTACCCTTCCATCTGGGAATTGAACTATTGatgtataaaattcctttgaAACCATAATGTGATATTTTGCATATTCCAGATAGGGCGCAAATTAATTAGGAACAAAGCTAAATTTCGGCGGAGTACGTAAACATATTTGTGTGAGCTTTATTACATAGTTTAATTGATGAGATAACTATCAGTAAAATATTGGTCCTGGTAAACGTATTGACTAGAATTGgtccatcgatcgatcttgaGATAATATAGAGTAATTTTTCTCTAGGTCTGCATACGCATGTTGTTCATTATCGTGCGTACGTGCAGCTTATTACGTCTGATAATTTGTGATAATATATAATTCAGGGTAAGAATATCCTGCTGTGTGCTGACCATTGACTTCTTTAGGTTGGATTAATCATCATTGTTGTTTCGCTTATGTTGATATTATAAACCTTACTGGCTTATAATATCATCATTATTGTTTAGCCCAAAAAATGGAAAAGAGGTTAGGAAATTGGTCTGGTTGTTCTGTCTCTCATGCAGGGAGAGCTGTACATATCAATGCCTGTCTCTCATCGATTCCCTCGTATGATATGGGGTTCTATCAGCTGTATGAAGGGATTCATCAGAAATTTAATTCAATTCGAGGTAGATACTACTGGGCTGGTAACAAACAAGGGAGAAAATACCATATGATAAAATGGGCAAATTTGATCTTCCCAAAAGAGTTTGTAGGGTTGGGTCTTACTGAAACTAGAATGTTTAACATTGCTTTGTTGGCTAAATGGTTGGTTAAGGTTGAATCTCCTGATGGTAGTCTCTGTTTTGAGCTATTAAGAAAGAAATACTTGTGTTCTGGGGGAGTCTTTCAGTGCTCTACTGAAGGTGCTTCTCAGTTTTGGTCTGGGATTCTTAATACAAGAAAATGGATGATGCTTGGTTCTGAATTGAATAGAAGATTGGTGATGGTTCCCATATTTGGTTCTGGCTAGATGTTTGGTATGGGTCTTGCCCTCTGAAAACAAGTTTTCATGAGATTTTTGAGATATGCAACCAACAATCAATCACAATTCTGAGCTGAAACAGATAGGTATAGGTGGTTTATCTTTTAGGAGAACTTTTGGCCCTCTGGAACTTGACCAATGGCAGCAGGTTAGGACAATCCTAGAAGAGCTAGAGTTGACTGACTCTCCTGATATTTTGAAATGGGGTTTGACAGCTAGTAAGAGATTTACTACCAACTCTTTATACAGAGCTATGGCTTTTAGATGGGTGAAAGATGAGATGCTACAACTAATCTGGAAATCTccctgtcccataaaaattaaaCGTTTCCTTTGGTTGGCAAGTAGAGATAGGATCCAATCTTGTGAACAATTGAAAAAGAAAGGTTGGGATGGCTCAGAACTTTGTATGCTATGCAATACTATTGAATCTACCAATCACATTCTTTTAACTGTCCAATGGCAATTTTTGCTTGCTGCATTTGTAGAGATGTTATGAACTGGGATACTGTCCCCTGCAGCTTTGAAGAGTTTTTCTTGCTAATAAAACATAATGCTTGTAGTAATAGAAGAGCTTTGGTTTCTTTGCTTGCTGCTATCTGTTGGGTTCTTTGGACCACAAGAAACAATATGATATTCAGATCTCAATTGGTGTATTCCCCCCTAATGCTTCCTTTTTGGATTGCTTCTTATTTGCTGCAGTGGAAGGTTTTAGGGCATGCTGAAGAAGCTAGCACGATGATGGTTGTGGCAGAGAAGATGAAGACCGCTGCTGCCAACTCTGAAAGTGATAGGCTGGGTATTGGGTGATAGATTAGTTAAGAGGTTCCCTAAGTTGTGGCACTATCCTCTATCTACTGAAGTTGTGATGTTTGAAATCTGCTTGTACTGGCAGCCCTTTTGGTTCTTTTAGTTGTGTTGCTGCTTTTAGAGCTGGTAGTAAGTTTTGGAGTCTGTCTGTTTTCCTTTAGGAGGGCTTTGACCCTCCCTACGCTGTAAACCTGGTGTCTAGATTTTCCTAGAACAAACCTTTTGGCTTTCAATAGGCTTATgagcaataaaaaataattcttaATGATAATATGTTTCTTAgcaatttaaaagaaaatgttagaaaataaactacaacGAAAGAAAACATAAGATCAACTCCAAACTGatgtttaaaattcaaaatttgaatgtgGCGTAATTATAAGCCGAAGGAGCATGTCACCATTGAAAGCCCGTTAATGGAGAGATATTGAAAGATAACCTATTATCGTACCCTGCTGACAACCAAATTAAGCTAGTTCAAATTAATGAAGTTTGGAGCCAACAGTTGATCACGCACACCGACTGGGCAACTGACATGCATGCAATCTCTACTATGGGCTCCTTCAGAATTTATTCCATCAATTTTCCCCTTTTGTTGAATTTGTTGGTTGGCTGGTTATGATTTTTTAGGGCTATTTTCGCACCATTGACTATTGATTAGAAATACCTGGCAAGCTAAGTAATCAATTTGCATTTGACGTACTGTAATCGTACCTGTTATTGTAATGGAGATCAACATGAATGTATCGGAGTTGACTTGACTCATTGCATTTAGACTTGCATTGCAAGGAGAATATATATCACATGCATCAtggatatgattaattaaaatccttgtgctGCACTGCTGGCTAAGCTAGTTGCTGGGCCATTTTACTTAATTTGGTACGTACAAACTGCATGGAGAAAATTATGTAATGACGTTGTCTCAGgtgatttatatatgtgtgtgtttaaCTAAATCAGAAGCTATATTTGACCTTACAAGCACAAGAGGAATAACGGCACATAGTTTGAATGAACTAATATATTGTGTCATACCACCCTCCATCTTTGAAGTCAATACAGAGATATGATAAACGACGCATATGGTGCATGTTACCTGCACGCAAAATCCAGTGATCGATATACACAGATATATACAAGAACATATATTAGCAAGCTTCAGCATCAGTTGCCTAGCTATAAATAGCGTCATTGCCTGAAATTTTCCCTATCACATCTCACATCTTAATTCCTCTTCTGACCAAGATCCAAAGAAAGTTACAAAGCCCATATGATGGTGGCCTCCCCTGTGAAggtggccgtcgtcgccgccgtgtgcGTCGTGCTGGTCGTGCTGTCttcttccccggcgccggcggcggcgcagatgaTCTGCAGCAAGTGTGACCAGTACTGCAACTCGTCGTGCGCCGGTGGGATGGGTGGCTGCAGCGGCGCCTGCACTGACCCAGCGTCCTCCTCATGCACGAGCTGCAAGCAGGCCTACTACTACAAGTGCATGAACTACTGCGGCTCCTACTGCCGCTCCAACTGCGTCAACAGCTGAACGAAATATTATATGCGAATTCTCCCCCTGAATTAGAAGCTTGTTGCTATGGCTCCATGTAGATAAATAAGCGAATGCTAGCTGCATGCGCGCTTGTGCTTGCATATGGTGGATGTATGCCCCTACTATGTAcaacttcatatatatatgtgaaagtTGCATGTGTCTTCTGTCGAAAAATGTTCCGTCGTTTCTTGTACGTAACTCGGTCAATCAGTTATGAAAGATCGAATGTAATAAAAATTAACAGAATAGATTATGATCTATGcgatatcacttcacaaacatatgCACGTAATTTCTATCTGCAGGCTGTTTTAACCGAAagtacaaatatatactccGTTACTCTAAGTAGTATGCACATATCGATCCGCAACCAGTGGGCCGTGCCTGCCCAGTCTGTTTGCATCTCCTTCTTGGGCCAACACCTCATCTTGTAGGTCGGCACGGGTTTGGCCTTGCCAGCCCATATACTTTTTCCATgtaattttcttaattttccCGATTTCCTTCATATATTCCTCATATTTATCCTACCTTTCCAACATATTTTCTATATTTCCtaaatttttcccttttttccctcaaatttcagttttttttgaCCACAGCAACTAGTGGGTCGGCCGACAGCccttttttagggtttgcaatTTTGCCCCCACTTTTTCAAAACAAACCAGTCGTTTTTCCCTTACTTTGAACGGCCGTTCGATGGACCCCACATTTTTGTGTTACAGAAAGGCAAATGAAAAAATCAAAAAAGTTCTTTGAATTATCAATTTTTCGTTCTACCCCTATGTGAATAGATAGGGATTGAGTCCTCTCCTGCCTATCGAGTGTGCAGTGAACAACAAAACCCTAGACctacacggcggcggcggcgagcgtgggACGACACTCCGGCGAGTCTCCGGCAAGGCGGCGGCCACGGGGCTTCCTACGGCAGCGCTCCTAGGCGTGGAGAGTCAGGGCAACGTGACTTCCTGTGGCAAACGCTCCCGGACGCTACACGGCAGGGCAGGCTCGTTTTCCTGTGGAGAGCGGTGGC is part of the Oryza glaberrima chromosome 12, OglaRS2, whole genome shotgun sequence genome and harbors:
- the LOC127758049 gene encoding uncharacterized protein LOC127758049, with product MMVASPVKVAVVAAVCVVLVVLSSSPAPAAAQMICSKCDQYCNSSCAGGMGGCSGACTDPASSSCTSCKQAYYYKCMNYCGSYCRSNCVNS